Proteins encoded together in one Telopea speciosissima isolate NSW1024214 ecotype Mountain lineage chromosome 6, Tspe_v1, whole genome shotgun sequence window:
- the LOC122663785 gene encoding phospholipase A1-Ibeta2, chloroplastic isoform X1 produces the protein MISSAIPTQNGLAFQAARSKSFSRCGSRLNPLTRASASTQTLSTEKTRTHLSNLQKLLQKQSPPPLQQHDTKPLLNGSCNGSSPDNRAKNLFQGLNLSTIWPEMKAAEEMSPRHLNRLQRLLSKSWVEYSPRNNLGSRWREYHGCNDWAGLIDPLDENLRREVVRYGEFIQAAYHTFHSNPATSEEEGPLPRQVALPDRSYKVTKGLYATSSVGLPSWVDDLAPDLGWMTQRSSWTGYVAVCDDQREISRMGRRDIVIALRGTATCLEWAENMRDVLVKVPGEENSGPNQPAKVECGFQSLYKTPGSNMPSLSESVVGEVRRLMELYKGETSSITVTGHSLGAALALLVADELSTCEPEMPPIAVFSFGGPRVGNRAFADRVSNNGVKVLRIVNSQDLITRVPGMFVSEELDQKLRNNSKVAAGVLNVLDNMPWAYAHVGTELRVDSKMSPYLKPDADVACCHDLEAYLHLVDGFLATNCPFRANAKRSLARLVNEQKSNVKKLYISKAKGLRLNLDNQVLVIPSCLPSPS, from the coding sequence ATGATCTCCTCCGCGATTCCAACCCAGAACGGACTCGCTTTTCAGGCAGCACGCTCCAAAAGCTTCTCTCGTTGTGGGTCTCGTTTAAACCCTCTCACAAGGGCCTCTGCTTCGACTCAAACGTTAAGTACCGAGAAGACTCGGACCCACCTCTCCAACCTCCAGAAGCTACTCCAGAAGCAGTCCCCACCACCGCTACAACAACATGACACAAAACCTCTTCTTAATGGTTCCTGCAACGGGTCGTCACCGGATAACAGGGCTAAAAATCTCTTCCAAGGTTTGAATTTGTCAACAATTTGGCCGGAGATGAAGGCGGCGGAGGAGATGTCACCGCGACACCTGAACCGCCTTCAGCGCCTCCTCTCGAAATCGTGGGTGGAATATTCCCCGAGGAATAATCTCGGCAGTCGGTGGCGAGAGTACCATGGTTGCAACGATTGGGCAGGACTCATCGATCCGTTGGATGAGAATCTCCGCCGAGAAGTCGTCAGATATGGGGAATTCATCCAGGCCGCGTATCACACCTTCCACTCCAACCCTGCCACGTCGGAAGAAGAAGGTCCCTTGCCTCGCCAGGTGGCATTACCTGATAGATCCTACAAGGTCACCAAGGGCCTTTACGCCACGTCATCAGTAGGACTACCTTCTTGGGTAGATGACTTGGCCCCCGATCTCGGGTGGATGACGCAGCGGTCAAGCTGGACCGGCTATGTCGCAGTTTGCGATGACCAGAGGGAGATATCACGAATGGGAAGAAGAGACATAGTCATCGCTCTTCGTGGGACTGCCACCTGTCTAGAGTGGGCCGAGAACATGAGGGATGTCCTTGTAAAGGTCCCTGGAGAGGAAAATTCTGGACCGAACCAACCGGCCAAGGTGGAGTGCGGGTTCCAGAGCTTGTACAAGACCCCCGGTTCAAACATGCCGAGTCTTTCCGAGTCGGTGGTGGGAGAGGTACGTAGGTTAATGGAGCTATACAAGGGTGAGACGTCGAGCATCACGGTGACGGGTCACAGCCTCGGTGCAGCTCTAGCTCTGCTAGTCGCCGATGAACTGAGTACCTGTGAGCCGGAAATGCCGCCGATCGCGGTCTTCTCCTTCGGCGGTCCTCGAGTCGGGAACCGGGCTTTTGCGGACCGGGTCAGCAATAACGGTGTCAAAGTGTTACGAATCGTGAACTCGCAAGATCTGATCACGAGGGTTCCGGGAATGTTCGTGAGTGAAGAGCTAGACCAGAAACTAAGAAACAATTCTAAAGTGGCTGCAGGGGTTTTGAACGTGTTGGATAACATGCCATGGGCGTACGCACACGTGGGAACAGAACTACGTGTGGACAGCAAGATGTCACCTTATTTAAAGCCAGATGCTGATGTGGCATGTTGTCATGACCTGGAGGCTTACCTGCACTTGGTAGACGGGTTCTTGGCGACCAATTGTCCGTTCAGAGCAAACGCAAAGAGAAGCTTAGCGAGGTTGGTCAACGAACAAAAGTCAAATGTAAAGAAATTGTATATAAGCAAGGCCAAGGGCTTGAGATTGAATCTTGACAATCAAGTATTGGTCATCCCAAGCTGTTTGCCAAGTCCATCGTGA